CGGCTTCTTCCGAGAGTACAAGGAACCCGTGAGCGAAGCCCTTTGGGATGAAGAACTGGTTCTTCTTCTCTGCCGAAAGCACCACTCCCACATACTTGCCGTACGTAGGACTGTCTATCCTCAGGTCGACTGCAACATCGTACACCTCGCCCTTGGTGACCCTGACCAGCTTGGCCTGCGGAAACTGCTTCTGGAAATGCAGTCCTCGCAATACTCCTTTCCGGGACTTGCTCTGGTTGTCCTGCACAAATTCATTCATGATACCGGCCTTGTGGAAGTCTGCCTTGTTGTAGGTCTCCATGAAGTAGCCTCGCTCATCCCCGAACACCCTCGGCTCGATGATGAACACCCCTTCTATCCCTGTCTCCGTGAATGTGAACTGTCCCATTGTATGTTTCTCTCTTTCCCTTGTTATCTGCCTGCGTACATCGACCGGTAGTATTGCTGGTAGGAACCACTGGTCACATGCTCCATCCACTGCCTGTTCTCCAGGTACCAGTCGATGGTCTTCCTGATCCCTTCTGCAAACATCGTCTCGGGCTCCCACCCCAACGCTTCCCTGATCTTGGTGGGATCTATGCCGTAGCGTCGGTCATGCCCCTTCCTGTCGGTAACGTGCTTGATCAGACGCTCATCTATACTTTGGTCCACCTTCTCAGCTACATAGGCTATGATGCTCTTCACGATCTCGATGTTGGGTTTCTCGTTGTGCCCTCCGATGTTGTACACCTCACCGAGGGTTCCCTTCCGGATCACCAGGTCAATCGCCTTGCAGTGGTCCTCCACATACAGCCAGTCACGGACCTGCATGCCGTCCCCGTACACGGGAAGGCTGTTTTTGTTCAGGCAGTTGTTGATCATCAGCGGGATGAGCTTCTCGGGAAACTGGTAGGGGCCGTAGTTGTTCGAGCACCTGGTGATGTTCACCGGAAGTTTGTAGGTATCCCCATAGGCTTTCACCAGGAGGTCGGCCGAGGCCTTGCTTGCCGAGTAGGGACTGTGCGGGTCCAGGGGGGTGGTCTCGGTGAAGAACCCCTCAGGCCCGAGGGATCCGTATACCTCGTCGGTGGAGACCTGCAGGAACCTCACACCCTCCCGGTATGTATCCTCCCCTGTCTTCCATGAGCCCTTCGCGGCATCCAGGAGATTCAGTGTCCCCATCACGTTGGTGCTCACGAATACCCCTGGGTCGGTGATCGAGCGGTCCACATGGCTCTCTGCGGCGAAGTTGACCACATAGTCAATGTGGTACTGCCCGAACAGCTTTCCCATCGCTTCCCGGTCACAGACGTCGGCCTGTATGAAGGCATACCGCTCATCATCCATGACAGCCTTCAGGTTCTCCAGGTTCCCAGCATAGGTGAGCTTGTCCACATTCACCACCAGGATGTCCTGGTGCCTCTCAAGGATGTAGTGGATGAAGTTGGAGCCGATGAAGCCGGCCCCTCCGGTCACCAGGTAGGTCTTGCTCATATGGTCTTCTCCTGTTCCAGGTAATGTTCCATGAAGCTGTCCAGGGCTTCCCTCCAGTCACGCATGCTGTTTCCGATGGTGTCGTGTAAATGCCTGTTCTCCAGGGCGGAGTAGGCAGGCCGCCTGGCAGGACGGGGGAACTCATCGGTGGTGCAGGATTCCACCGGGACCGATAGCCCTGCCCTCTCTACGATCCTCTCTGCAAAGGCATGCCAGCTTACCGGCTCCCCCCCACAGGTGCAGTGGAAGATGCCGGTCTCCGTGGAGGCTCCCAGCAGTGCAAGCTGGTAGGCCAGGTCCACGGCACTGGTGGGGTTCCCCACCTGGTCGCCTACCACCTTCAGCCTGCCGTTCTCCCTGGCCAGGCGCAGCATTGTCTTGACGAAGTTGTTTCCCACATACCCATAGAGCCAGGCGGTACGGCAGATGCAGCTGTTACCGCATGAGTCGAGCACCGCCTTCTCCCCTGCAAGCTTGGTCCTCCCGTAGGCGGTATTGGGACTGGGGGTATCATGCTCGGTATAGGGTCTCTCCCCATCCCCCCTGAAGACATAGTCGGTGGAGACATGCAGCAGGCGTGAGCCATGCCTCTGGGAGGCGATGGCCAGGTTCCTTGGTCCGAGTGCATTGATGCGGTAGGCA
The sequence above is drawn from the uncultured Sphaerochaeta sp. genome and encodes:
- the rfbD gene encoding dTDP-4-dehydrorhamnose reductase; translated protein: MTILITGANGQFGSELNNILQRGSSELGKLPPVYAGCEVLAVDVDELDITSVDAVDSFFSRHKPDLVFNCAAMTNVDGCESDEETAYRINALGPRNLAIASQRHGSRLLHVSTDYVFRGDGERPYTEHDTPSPNTAYGRTKLAGEKAVLDSCGNSCICRTAWLYGYVGNNFVKTMLRLARENGRLKVVGDQVGNPTSAVDLAYQLALLGASTETGIFHCTCGGEPVSWHAFAERIVERAGLSVPVESCTTDEFPRPARRPAYSALENRHLHDTIGNSMRDWREALDSFMEHYLEQEKTI
- the rfbC gene encoding dTDP-4-dehydrorhamnose 3,5-epimerase: MGQFTFTETGIEGVFIIEPRVFGDERGYFMETYNKADFHKAGIMNEFVQDNQSKSRKGVLRGLHFQKQFPQAKLVRVTKGEVYDVAVDLRIDSPTYGKYVGVVLSAEKKNQFFIPKGFAHGFLVLSEEAEFTYKCDEFYHPEDEGGIRWDDPSIGIAWPDVGMEFCLSEKDRTFLELIHLEK
- the rfbB gene encoding dTDP-glucose 4,6-dehydratase — its product is MSKTYLVTGGAGFIGSNFIHYILERHQDILVVNVDKLTYAGNLENLKAVMDDERYAFIQADVCDREAMGKLFGQYHIDYVVNFAAESHVDRSITDPGVFVSTNVMGTLNLLDAAKGSWKTGEDTYREGVRFLQVSTDEVYGSLGPEGFFTETTPLDPHSPYSASKASADLLVKAYGDTYKLPVNITRCSNNYGPYQFPEKLIPLMINNCLNKNSLPVYGDGMQVRDWLYVEDHCKAIDLVIRKGTLGEVYNIGGHNEKPNIEIVKSIIAYVAEKVDQSIDERLIKHVTDRKGHDRRYGIDPTKIREALGWEPETMFAEGIRKTIDWYLENRQWMEHVTSGSYQQYYRSMYAGR